CGCACGGCGGTGTTCTCGGGCGAGCGCGCGCTCGGCACCCCGGCCACCGCGACCGGTCGTCAGGCGGCCGCCGCCGGCAATCTGCTCGCGGGAGCCCACGTGCCGCGCGCCATGATCGACGCCTACGAGGCCAGCACCGCCGCGACGTTCGAGGAACGGCTGCTCGACGGCTTCCTCGGCGCCGTCGCGGCGGGCGGCGAGGCGGGACCCGTCCGCTCGGCGGGCCTCGCCGTCGTCGCGGACGCCTCGTGGCGCGTGACCGACCTCCGCGTGGACGACGCCGACGACCCAGCGGGCGAGCTCGCCCGCCTCGTGGCGCTCTGGCTGCCGCGGAAGCACGACTATCTCGTGAGAGCCCTCGATCCCGAGGCGGCGCCCTCCTACGGCGTGCCCGGAGACCTCTGATGCCGCGGGCGGTCGCGTTGAAGGCCCGCGTCGCGGGGCACGTCGACGACGGGCTCGCGGCGCTGCTCGGCATCAGCCGCCGGCTGCACGCCCACCCCGAGACGGCGTGGCGGGAGCATGCGTCGGCGGCCCTGCTCGCGGGGGAGCTGGAGGCCCGCGGCTTCGCCGTCGAGCGCGGCGCCGCCGGCCTGCCGACGGCCTTCGTCGCCGAGGCGGGGACGGGTCCCGTCGCGGTCGGCCTCGTCGCCGAGTACGACGCGCTCCCGGGGCTCGGGCACGCCTGCGGGCACAACGTCATCGCCGCGGCCGCCGTCGGAGCCGCCGGCGCCCTCGCCGCGGTGGCGGGCGAGCTGGGCATCCGCGTGCGGGTGATCGGCAGCCCCGCCGAGGAGGGCGGCGGAGGCAAGATCCCGCTGCTCGACGAGGGACGCTTCGACGATCTCGCGCTCGCGATGATGGTCCACCCGGGCCCCGCCGACGCCGTCTACGCCCGGCCGCGCGCCGTCGCCCACGTCGACGTGTCCTATCGCGGCGTCACGTCCCACGCGGGCGCCTACCCCCACCTCGGCCGGAACGCGGCCGACGCCTTCGCCGTGGCCCAGGTCGCCATCGGCCTGCTCCGGCAGCAGCTGCCGCCCTCCGTGCGCGTGCACGGGATCGTCACGGAGGCCGGCACCGCGCCCAACGCCATCCCGGACGTCGCGAAGGGCTCCTGGTACGTCCGCGCCGACACGCTCGGGGAGCTGGCCGGCGTCTTCGAGCGGGTGCGGGCGTGCTTCGAGGCGGGAGCCCTCGCCACCGGCTGCGAGGGGGAGCTCATCGAGACCAGCCCCCGGTACGCGGAGTTCCGCAACGACGAGCAGCTGGCCGGGCTCTTCGCCGCCAACGCCGCCGCTCTCGGCCGCGACATGGACCTCGCGGAGGACGGGCCGCGGGGCATGGCGACCGCCTCCACCGACATGGGCAACGTCTCGCAGCGGGTACGGGCCATCCACCCGTACCTGGGGATCGACTCGACGCCCGCCGTCAACCACCAGCCCGCCTTCGCCGACGCGGCCGCCGGCCCCGCCGCCGACCGTGCCGTACGGGACGGCGCGGTGCTGCTGGCGCAGACGGCGATCGACGCCGTGCTCACCCGACCATCCACGCAGGAGGACTGACATGCCCACCCGAGCCGAATGGGAGCAGCTCGCCCGCACCGTCCAGCCGCGCCGACGGGCGTTCATCGACGGCGCCTTCGCCGACGCCGCGGACGGCGACGAGTTCGAGACCGTCAACCCCGCCACGGGAACCGTCCTCGCGCGCGTCGCACGAGGCCGGTCGGCCGACGTCGACAGGGCCGTGGCGGCGGCGCGCCGCGCCTTCGACGCCGGAGCCTGGTCGCGGGCGGCGCCCGCGCACCGCAAGGCCGTCCTGCTGGCGCTCGCCGAGGCCGTCCGGGCGCACGCCGACGAGCTCGCCGTGCTCGACACGCTCGACGGCGGCAAGCTCATCGCCGACACCTCCGCCGTGGACGTCCCCGGCTCCGCGGCCATCCTGCAGTGGTACGCGGAGTCGGTCGACAAGCAGTACGGGGAGGTCGCCCCGACCGCCCCCGCCGACCTGGCCATCGTCACCCGCGAGCCCGTGGGGGTCGTCGGCGCCGTCGTGCCGTGGAACTACCCGCTCGAGATGGCGATCTGGAAGCTCGCCCCCGCGCTCGCCGCCGGCAACAGCGTCGTCCTCAAGCCCGCCGAGGAGTCGCCGCTCTCGGCGCTGCGCCTGGCCGAGCTGGCGGCGGAGGCGGGCCTGCCCGACGGCGTGCTGAACGTCGTGCCCGGATACGGCGAGGAGGCCGGTCAGGCCCTCGGCCGTCATCCCGACGTCGACGTGATCGCGTTCACGGGATCGACCTCCGTCGGCAAGCTGTTCCTGCGCTACGCGGGCGAGTCGAACATGAAGCAGGTCTGGCTGGAGTGCGGCGGCAAGAGCGCCAACCTCGTGTTCGCCGACGCCGGCGACCTGGACCTCGTGGCGGACAGGGCCGTGACGGGCATCTTCGGATGCGCGGGGCAGGTGTGCTCGGCCAACTCGCGGCTGCTCGTCGAGGAGTCGATCGCCGACGACCTGCTGGAGCGCATCGCGGTGCGCGCCGCGGCGCTGCGGGTCGGCGACCCGCTCGACCCCGGATCCACGATGGGGCCGCTCATCAGCCGCCGCCAGCTCGATCGCGTCCTCGGCCGCATCGAGTCCGGCCGCTCCGAGGCGACCCTCGCGTTCGGCGGCGGCCGCGTCCATGAGGACAGCGGCGGGTTCTACGTCGAGCCCACGGCCTTCCGCGACGTGCCGTCCGAGGCCGCGATCTCTCGCGAGGAGGTGTTCGGGCCGGTGCTGGCGGTCTCGACCTTCCGCGCCGAGGAGGAGGCGATCGGCCGCGCCAACGCGAGCGAGTACGGGCTGGCGGCGTCCGTGTTCACCGACAGCATCCATCGCGCCCGGCGCGTGGCCCGTGCCCTGCACGCGGGCACCGTCTCGGTCAACACCGTCGACGCGCTCGACGTCACGACCCCCTTCGGCGGCGTGAAGCAGTCCGGGTTCGGACGCGACCTCTCGTTGCACGCGCTCGACAAGTTCACGTCGCTGAAGACCACGTGGTTCGCAGACCCGACGGCCGCCCCTCAGGAAGGATGAGCATGGCCTACGACACCCCCGACATCGTCGACTACCTCGTGCTCGGCGGCGGCACCGCCGGCTGCATCGTCGCGGCGCGCCTGAGCGAGGACCCCGACGCGAGCGTCGGCCTCGTGGAGGCCGGGCCCACCGACGCCGACGAGCCCCGCGCGAACTCCATCCGCCGCTGGGCCGAGATGCTGGAGGGGGAGTACGACCTCGACTACCGCAGCGTCCCCAACGAGCGCGGCAACTCCTCCATCCGCCAGGCACGCATGCGCATCATGGGCGGCTGCTCCACGGCGAACACGATGATCGCGTGGCGTCCCCTCCGCGGGGACATGGACCAATGGGTCGCGCTCGGGGCCGACGGCTGGGACTACGACACCGTGAGCTCCTGCTACGACCGCATCCTGGCGCCCGTCACGCCGATCCCGCCCGAGGACCGCAACCCCTACCTGCAGGACGTCATCGACTCCGCGACAGCGGCGCTGGGCGTGCCGGTGCGCGAGACGTGGAACGACGCCGAGGTCCGCAACGGCGCCGGGTACTTCGAGATCGGCTACGACCCCCTGACCAACCAGCGCTCGTCGGCGTCGTACGCGTACATCCGCAGCGGCGCCGATCGGCGCCCGAACCTCCACATCACCCTCGGCGGGCTCGTGGAGCGGCTGATCGTGGAGGACGGCCGAGCGGTCGGCGCGGCGGTGCGCACCGCGGAGGGCGTGCGGCAGCTGCGTGCGCGGCGCGAGGTGGTCGTCAGCTGCGGCGCGATCGACAGCCCCGCGCTGCTCATGCGGTCGGGGATCGGCCCGCGCGCCGTGCTGGCGGCCGCGGGCGTCGACGCGCTCGTCGACCTTCCCGGCGTCGGCGAGAACCTGCAGGACCACGCCGAGGGCCTCCTCGTCTGGGAGGCGCGTTCCGAGCGCTCCGCGATCAGCGCCACAGGCTGGGACGCCGGCTACGTCGTGACGGTCGACGACGACGCGTCCGTCCCCGACGTCTCCACGCACATCCCGCTGGAGACCTGGGGCGTGCACGCCGAGCGCGAGGGCACGGCGCTGCCCGCGAACACCGTGTCGCTCGTGCCCAACGTCGCCAAGCCCCGCAGCCGCGGTCGCGTGTGGATCACTTCGCCCTCGGCCGACGACGCCCCCTCGATCGACTACCGCTCCTTCACCGATCCCGACGGCCGCGACGAGCGGATGCTCGTGGCCGGTGCGCGCCTGGCGCGCAGGGTCGCCCAGCGGGAGCCGTTCGCCTCCCATCTCGTGCGCGAGGTGTTCCCGGGGCCCGAGGCGCAGAGCGACGAGGAGCTGTCGGCGGCACTGCGCGCCACCCATCAGACCGTCTACCACGTGTCGTGCACCTGCCGGATGGGCGCGGACGACGACCCGGCGGCCGTGCTCGACGCCCGGCTGCGCGTGCGAGGAGTCGACGGGCTGCGCGTCGTGGACGCGTCCTCGTTCCCCACGCTCTCGGCGCTCAACCCCGTCGGCCTCATCATGTCCGTCGCCGAGCGCGCCGTCGACCTCATCCGCGAGGACGCCGCGGAGGCCGCCCGATGACCTCCCCCGAGTTCGACGTGCTCATCGTCGGCGGAGGCCTGATGGGCGCCGGTCTCGCACGAGCCGTGCGCGACGCCGATCCCGACGCGCGCATCGCGATCGTCGAGGCCGGACCCGCGATCGGCGGGACCCGAGGGCAGCACCTGCACGAGATCGACGACCCCGAGCTGTGGCGCCGCTACAACCGCGGCCTTCGGGCGGGCACGCAGGCGCACTACGTCGGCGCGGCCGCGGCATCCGATCCCGGCTCGACCGCGGCCCACGCGGAGCCGGGCGTCTACCGCCTCGGCTCCTTCGGCGAGGACGCCGACGAGCTCCCCGGAGCCGCGATCGCGTGGAACTCCGGCGGCATGGGAGCCCACTGGACCGCCGCCACCCCGACGCCGTACGGCGCCGAGGTGTTCGCCTTCGGCGGCCGGGACGAGTGGGACGCCGATCTGGCGCGCGCCCGGGAGCTGCTGCAGGTGCATCCCGACCCCTACGGGCAGGATCCGGCCGCAGAGCCCGTGATCGCCCGCCTGCGCGAGCTGTTCGATCCGGTCAGCGCCCCCGGCCGCGGCGTGCAGGCCATGCCGATGGCCGTGCAGCCGGTGGGCGACGCCGGACCGCACGGGCCGCTGCGCCGCACGAGTCCCCGCGTGATCTTCCCGCCGATCGCCGACGGCTCCGACCCGGCGTTCACGATGCTCTCCGACTCGCTGTGCCTCGGTCTCGTCATGGACGGCTCGACGGCGACGGGCGCGCGCGTCCGGCACCTGCCGACCGGCGGGGAGCGGGAGGTCACGGCCGCGCGGGTCGCCGTGTGCGCCGACGCGATGCGCACGCCCCAGCTGCTGTTCGCCTCGGGCATCCGGCCGCCCGCCCTCGGCCGGCGTCTCAACGAGCACGTCTTCGTCTCCGGGCGCGTGCTCGTGGACGCCGCCGAGGTGCCGCTCGACCTGGCCGCGCTGCGCCCGACGCTCGCGGGCGAGTGGCACGTGGCGTCCCACTGGCTGCCGCACAGCGGAGCGCGTCAGCCCTTCCAGGGGCAGATCATGAGCGCGCTCGTGCTCGACGAGGACCTGCGCACGCCGCTCGGCTACTTCGTCCAGCTGTCCTGGTACGTCCCGACGGAGACGCGGGAGGAGAACCGGGTGGAGTTCTCGGAGACGGAGACGGACGTCGCCGGGCTGCCGCGCATGCGCGTGCGCTTCTCGTACTCCGACGCCGACCGGCGGATGATCGCCGAGGCCCGGGCGGCGCAGCGCCGGGCGGGGGAGGCGCTCGGAGACTTCGTCCCGGGGCGCGACTCGGAGGTGCTGGCACCGGGCTCGTCGCTGCACTACACGGGCACGGTGCGGATGGGCCTCGACCCGGAGACGAGCGTGTGCGACCCGGACGGCCGCGTCTGGGGCACCGACAACGTGTACGTCGCCGGCAACGGCGTCATCCCCACGCCGATGACCGCCAACACGACGCTCACGGGGATGGTCACGGTCGTCCGGGCGGCGCGGGCCGTGGCGAGCGCGGCGGAGGCCTCCGACGGGCTCCCCGCGCGGGGGCGCGCCGCCGGTCCGGGCGGCACGAGTCCTTGACACGGCGTTTCGCCGGGGTTTGACTGCGGGTACGGCCCGGAGACACCGGGCGCGGGTTCGACGAGGAGCTTCGCGAGATGGCGACCGTGCTGTGCGTCCTGTACCCCGATCCGACCGACGGTCATCCGCCGACCTACGCAAGGGACTCGATCCCGGAGATCGCCCGCTATCCGGGCGGGGAGACGACGCCGAGCCCGCGCGGGATCGACTTCGTGCCCGGACAGCTGGTCGGCAGCGTCTCCGGCGGCCTCGGGCTCCGTCCGTACCTCGAGAAGGCGGGGCACCGGTTCGTCGTGACCAGCGACAAGGAGGGCCCCGACAGCGAGTTCGAGCGGCTCCTCCCCGAGGCCGACGTGGTGATCTCGCAGCCGTTCTGGCCCGCGTACCTGGACGCCGATCGCCTCGCGAAGGCACGACGTCTCCGGCTCGCCGTCACGGCGGGCGTCGGATCGGACCACGTCGATCTCGGAGCCGCCATCGAGCGGGGGATCACCGTCGCCGAGGTCACGTACTCGAACTCTCTCAGCGTCGCCGAGCACGCGGTGATGCAGATCCTCGCGCTGGTCCGCGACTACCTGCCGGCGCACGACATCGTCCGGGCGGGCGGATGGAACATCGCCGACGCCGTGAAGCGCAGCTACGACATCGAGGGCATGGAGGTCGGGGTCGTGGCCGCCGGGCGCATCGGACGGGCGGTGCTCGAGCGCCTGAAGCCGTTCGGGGTGCGCCTGGCCTACTTCGACAAGCACCGGCTCCCGGCCGATGTGGAGAAGGAGCTCGGCACGACCTACCACGACGACGTCAGAGCGCTCACCGCCGCCGTCGACGTGCTGTCGATCCATGCTCCGCTGCAGCCGGAGACCTACCGCCTGTTCGACGACGAGCTGATCGGGACGATGCGGCGTGGGTCGTACATCGTGAACACGGCCCGGGCGGCGATCGTCGACCGGGACGCCGTCGTGCGCGCACTGGAGTCGGGAAGGCTCGCGGGCTACGCCGGCGACGTGTGGTACCCGCAGCCGCCGCCGGCCGACCATCCGTGGCGGTCGATGCCGCACGAGGCGATGACGCCGCACATGTCGGGTTCGTCGCTGTCCGCCCAGGCCCGGTACGCGGCGGGGACGCGCGAGATCCTCGAGGCGTTCTTCGACGGCACGCCGATCCGCGAGGAGTACCTCATCGCCGCGGGCGGCGCTCTCGTCGGTGCCGGCGCGCACGCGTACACCGCGGCCGCCGGCCAGGCGAGCCCCGGAAGCACGGGGCGCTGAGAAGGCGGGCCGCTGCCGATCGCACAGGCCATCCGGGCGCGATCGCGACCGGATACGCGAAGGAGAGGACACCATGACAACCAACCGAGCGGTCGCGTACAAGGGACCCGGAAAGGTCGAGGTCGTCGATACCCCGTACCCGGAGTTCGAGCTCAAGGACGGTCCGGGAGTGAATCCCGCCAACATCGGGCGCAAGGTGCCGCATGGCGCGATCCTGCGCACCGTCAGCACGAACATCTGCGGCTCCGACCAGCACATGGTGCGTGGGCGCACGACGGCTCCCGCGGGGCTCGTGCTCGGCCACGAGATCACCGGCGAGGTGATCGAGGTCGGACCGGACGTCGAGTTCGTCCAGGTCGGGGACATCGTCTCGGTGCCGTTCAACATCGCCTGCGGCCGCTGCCGCAACTGCAAGGAGGGCAAGACCGGCATCTGTCTGAACGTCAACCCCGACCGCCCCGGCAGCGCATACGGCTACGTCGACATGGGCGGATGGGTCGGCGGTCAGGCGGAGTACGTGCTCGTCCCGTACGCGGACTGGAACCTGCTGAGATTCCCCGACCGCGACCAGGCGCTCGAGAAGATCCTCGACCTGACGATGCTGTCGGACATCTTCCCCACGGGCTTCCACGGCGCCGTCACCGCGGGCGTGGGCCCGGGATCGACCGTCTACATCGCCGGAGCCGGGCCGGTGGGCCTCGCCGCCGCCGTCGGCGCCCAGCTGCTGGGAGCCGCCGTCGTCATCGTGGCCGACCTCAACGAGGACCGCCTGGCTCAGGCGCGCTCGTTCGGCGCCGAGACGGTGAACGTCGCCGAGGGCGACCCCCGCGACCAGATCGAGCAGCTCCTGGGCGTCCCCGAGGTCGACTCCGCCGTCGACGCGGTGGGCTTCGAAGCGCGCGGGCACGGAGCCGAAGCCGCGCACGAGGCCCCGGCGACGGTGCTCAACTCGCTGTTCGACGTGACCGCGGCCGGCGGCGCGGTCGGCATCCCCGGTCTCTACGTGACGGGAGACCCGGGCGGCGTCGACGACGCGGCCAAGGTCGGATCGCTGTCGCTGCGGCTCGGTCTCGGCTGGGCGAAGTCGCTGTCCTTCACGACCGGGCAGTGCCCCGTCATGAGGTACAACCGGCAGCTGATGCAGGCGATCCTCCACGACAGGGTCCAGATCGCGAAGGCCGTGAACGCGACGCCGATCTCCCTCGACGACGCGCCGCAGGGGTACGCGGACTTCGACCAGGGCGCGGCGCGGAAGTTCGTGCTCGACCCGAACGGCTACATCGCGGACGCGGCATGACGCGTCGCAGCGGAGGGGCGCCTACCCCGCGATGCGGACGACGGGGATGCTCGAGGTGGGCAGCGGCAGCGTCAGCGGAGGCAACAGGCCGATGACGGCGGCGGCCGGCACGGGCAGGGGCAGCTCGGGGGACGGCTCCCTGCCCGGCAGGCCGATCGCGCCGGTCGCGTCCTCTCCCGTCGGGGAGGCCGCGATCTGCGCGGAAGCGGCGAGGCCCGAGGAGTCCTCGACGCTCCGGCGTGCGATGGCGACGAGCGTGTGGAGGCCCACGGCGGCCCAGACGACGTTCGACGCCACGCTCGGCCAGGCTCCGTAGAGGACTCCCGCGATCGCGCCGAGCAGGCCCCCGAGCGTGTTCAGGACCGCGTAGATCCGCGAGGCGGGTCCGACTCGGCCCCGCCAGAGGAGGGCATACGCGCCGAAGGTGCCCAGGGTCCCGAGCCAGCCGATGACCCCGGCCGAGATGTCGTCCACGAGAGCTCGTCGTTCCTTTCGCACGTCGCCGAACACCGCAACCCTAGGCCGGCGACGACATGCAGAACAAGTGAACTTTTCGCAACCGAGGGTTTAGGTTTGCTGAATGTGAGCATCAACCCGTCCCGCCTCCCGTTCCTCCTCGCGATCGCCCGCCACGGCGGCGTCCTCGCCGCGGCGGAGGCGCTGCACGTCACGCCGTCCGCGGTGTCGCAGCAGCTGGCCCGCCTGGAGGACGAGGTGGGCCGCCCCCTCGTCGAGCGCACGCCGCGCGGGACGACGATGACCGGCGCCGGGCGCGAGCTCGTGGAGCTCGCCGAGAACGTCGAGCGCGAGGTCAACGAGGCGGAGCAGCGCCTCGTCGCGGGCGACGCCGATCCGCGAGGACGCGTCCGGATCGGCGGGTTCCAGTCGTTCTTCTGCGCGGTTCTGGTGCCGGCCCTGCCGCGGTGGCGGAACGAGCTCTTCCACGTCGAGGTCGATCTGCGCGAGGGGACGCGAGCCCAGCTGCTGCGGAGCCTGCGCGCGGCGGAGCTCGACGTCGTCGTCGTCGAGTACGACGCCTCCGAGCCGGTCCCCGCGCTGGGGTCGGGCGTGCACGAGGTCCCGCTGATGGACGACCCGTGGAAGCTCGTCGTCCCGGCCGGGACGGTCGCCGCCGGCGAGGTCGTCGAGCTGGAGCGGCTGCGCGCGCCGTGGCTCGGCGTCGAGTCGTCGGCCGCGACGCTCGATGCCGTGCGTCGCGTGCGGACGTCGTTGCGGGGCTCGACCTCGGCGCACACATACGGGGAGTACGCCACGGCGCTCGCCCTCGTCGCGGCGGGGGAGGGGGTGACGCTCCTCCCGAGCCTCGCGCTGCAGGGCCCGCTCCCGGACGGCGTGGACGTCGTCGACGTCCCCGGGCTGGGGGCGCGCCGCCTCGCCGTGCGGCATCGCTCGAACCGTCGGGAGCCGGGCCCCGCCGTGCGGGCCGCCGTCGGATTCCTGCGCGACGTCTCCGCGGCGTTCCAGGCGTCCCAGGGGAGCTGAGAGCGTCCGCACCAGGTAAAAGGCGTGTTACGAGGCGCCGGTCCGCCCGTCGATCCCTTATCGTTCAAGTGACCTATTAGCGACCGGAGCCACTGTGAACCTGCCGATCGACCGCCGCCGCTTCCTCGCGGGAGCGCTCGTCGGCGCGTCCACGCTGGCGCTCGCCGCATGCGGCGCCCCGCCCCTGAGCGTGCCCGAGCAGGCGGCGAGGGGCGCAGCACGGCGCGGAGCGACCATGCGCATCGCCCGCCCCGCCGCGAGCGCCGCGGAGACGCTGGACCCGGCGAGCTCGCTGTCGGCTTACGAGTACCTCGGCGCGCTCTACAACCGGCTGGTGCGCCTGAGCCCCGCAGGCGAGACCGTGCCCGACCTCGCGACGGACTGGTCGTCCAACGCCAGCGCCACGATCTGGGACTTCCGGCTCCGCGACGGCGTCCGGTTCCACGACGGGCGCCTGCTGACCTCCCGCGACGTCCGCTACACGTTCGATCACATCCTCGACCCCGACACCGCATCGCCCCAGGCGGGGCCTCTCTCGCTCGTCTCGGCGATCGACGCCGTCGACGCGACGCGCGTGCGGTTCCGGCTCGGCACGCCGAACGCCGAGTTCCCCTCGCTCCTGACCGCGTACCAGTGCTACATCGTCCCCGAGGACTCCGCGCCCGAGATCGGGCGGACGGGCGTCGGAACGGGACCCTTCGTCCTCGAGAGCTTCACGCCGGCGGGAAGCGGCGTCGTGCGCGCGAACGACGACTACTTCGACGGTCGCGCGAACCTGGACCGCATCGAGTTCTTCTCGATCCAGGACGCCTCGGCACGCGTCAACGCGCTGCTCTCGCGCCAGGTCGATCTGCTGTCGCAGACCAACCTCGACAACCCGACGGCGCGCGTCGTGTCCGCCGCAGCGGGGACGACCATCGCCCGCGTCGCCGACGCGCAGTGGTACACGATCCCCATGCTCGCGACGAGCGACGAGTTCGCCGATCCGCTCATGCGCCAGGCGATGAAGCTCGCCTACGACCCCGAGGCGATCCTCGCGACCGCGCTCCAGGGGACGGGCACCGGCGGATGGGACAACCCCGTGCCGAGCGGCGTCGTGGGGCGGCTGGAGTACGAGCGGGAGCACGACCCCGAGAAGGCCCGCGCCATCCTGCGCAGGATCGGGCGGGAGGACCCCGTCTTCACGATCCACACGTCGGCCTACGAGCCGAACCTCACCGCGATCGCGACGGCGTACGCCGACCAGGTCGCACAGGCGGGCATCACGCTGAACATCGCGAACGCGTCGGCGGACTCCTACTACACCGAGATCTGGATGAACCGGCCGCTCATGGTGAGCTACTGGTTCACGGGGCGCCCGATGGACCAGCTGCTCAACCAGATCTTCCGCTCCGGCTCGAGCTACAACGAGTCGGCGTGGTCGAACCCGCGGTTCGACCGGCTGCTCGACGAGGCGCGCGCCGACACGAACGAGGCGTCGCGGCGGCAGAAGTACGAGGACGCGCAGCGCCTCGTCATCGACGACGGCGCCGCGATGACCCCGGTCTTCGGCGACCGGCTCGTGGGCCTGTCGGACGAGGTCGTGGGCTACGACGAGCACGGGTTCGAGTTCGACTACCTCGGCCTCGGGCTGAAGGCGTGAGGGGCTGAGACGATGCTGCGGATGATCGGGGAGCGGCTGGCGACGATGATCGTCACGCTGGCGCTCGCCGCGTTCTTCGTGTTCTTCGCCGTGCAGGCGCTGCCGGGCGACGTCGCCGAGCAGCTCCTCGGGCAGAACGCCACTCCGGAGGCCGTGGCGACGCTGCGCGCGCAGCTCGGCCTCGACGTCAACGTCTGGGTCCGGTTCGCGCAGTGGGCGGGAGCCGCCGTCACGGGCGACTTCGGCGTCTCCCTCGTCTCCGGCGAGCCGGTGTCGGCGACGATCTGGTCGGCGTTCTCGAACTCGCTGCTCATCGCGGTGCCGGCCATCCTCGTCGGCGTCGCGCTGTCGCTCCTCCTGGGAGTCTGGGCGGGAGCCCGACGCGGGCGCGGCACGGACACCTCCATCTCGCTCGTCGCGCTCATCGCGATGAGCGTCCCCGAGTTCGTCGTCGCGACGGTCCTGGTCCTCGCGCTCGCGATCGCGGTGCCGGTCTTCCCCGCCACGGTGCTCAGGGGGACGGATGCGACCCTCGCCGATCTGCTGCCGGCGGCCGTCCTCCCCGCCGTGACGCTCGTGATCGCCATGGCCGCCTACATCATCCGCGCGATGCGCACGTCCACGATCGACGGCCTCGCCACCGAGTACGCCACGACGGCCGAGCTCAAGGGCGTGCCGCATCGCCGGGTGCTCTGGCGGCACGTCGTGCCCACGGCCGTACTGCCGGTGCTCCCGGTCATCTCCATCAACGTCGCATGGCTCCTCGGCGGCGTGGTCGTCGTCGAGTCGGTGTTCAACTACCCCGGGCTCGGCACGCTCATGCTCGAGTCCGTCTCGACGCGCGACCTGCCGGTGCTGCAGGCGATCGCGCTCCTGAGCGCCGCGGTGTACGTCACCGTGAACCTGCTCGCCGACGTGCTCGCGCTCGTCGCGGATCCGCGCCAGCGCACGCTCCAGCGGGCGCGGCGCCGGACCGCCGCCACGACCGCCACGACGGAGGAGAAGCGATGAGCGCCGACGGACGCCGCCGCGACGGCCTCACTCCCGGAACCCTCGTCGGCATCGGGCTCGTCGCCGTGACCGTGCTCGTCGCGCTGCTCGCCCCGTGGCTCTCGCCGTACGACCCGATCGCGACCGACTCCGGGAACGCGCTCGCCGGCGCCAGCGGGAGCCACTGGCTCGGCACCGACCAGTACGGCAGGGACGTCCTCTCCCGGACGCTCGAGGGAGGACGCTTCGCGCTGCTCGTCTCGCTGCTGGCCACCACGGTCGCCGTCGGCGTCGGCACGCTCGCCGGGACCGTCGCCGCCTCCTCCGGCAGATGGGTCGACGGATCGATCACGCGCGTCCTCGACGCCGTGCTGGCGGTGCCGTCCGTGCTCGCGCTGCTCGTCATCGTCTCCGTGTTCGGCAACAGCCTCCCGGTGCTCGTGCTCGCCGTCTCCGTGATCTACGTGCCCGCCGTGGCGAGGGTCGTCCGCGGAGCCGCGCGCCCCGTCCTCTCGTCCGCGTACGTCACGGCCGCCCGCGCCCGCGGCGAGGGCATGCTCGCGATCATCCGCCGCGAGGTGCTCCCGAACATCCTCGACACGGTGCTCGTCGAGTTCGCGATGCGCGCGTCATGGGTGATCCTGCTCATCTCGACGCTGTCGTTCCTCGGCTTCGGGGTCAATCCGCCCACACCCGACTGGGGACTGATGATCCAGGAAAACCGCACCGCCGTGACGGTGGCCCCGGCGGGGACGATCGCGCCCATCGTCGCCCTGTCGCTCCTCGTCGTCGGGCTGAACCTCGCCGCCGACGGACTGGGCAAGCACTTCGGCATCGACCGTGCGCGCCGGGGGGTGGTGTGATGTCCGAGACCGCCGTCGCCGAGGTCACCGGCCTCCGCATCTCGTAC
This window of the Microbacterium sp. AB genome carries:
- a CDS encoding ABC transporter permease; this translates as MSADGRRRDGLTPGTLVGIGLVAVTVLVALLAPWLSPYDPIATDSGNALAGASGSHWLGTDQYGRDVLSRTLEGGRFALLVSLLATTVAVGVGTLAGTVAASSGRWVDGSITRVLDAVLAVPSVLALLVIVSVFGNSLPVLVLAVSVIYVPAVARVVRGAARPVLSSAYVTAARARGEGMLAIIRREVLPNILDTVLVEFAMRASWVILLISTLSFLGFGVNPPTPDWGLMIQENRTAVTVAPAGTIAPIVALSLLVVGLNLAADGLGKHFGIDRARRGVV